The genome window GGGATCGATATACGGATAGCGCGAGTTCCTGAAGACCTGAAAATCGTCGCCCAAGTGCAGATCAACACTTGAGGGCTGAATGTTGTCGAGATCGCAGGGCTCGACCACGATGCGCCCTGCCGCCATTTCCAACAGAATCGTCCGATCCGACAGAACCATGAGACCAGCAACCCCCTCACGTCTTGTTAGAACATGACCCGCGTGCTCTCTTCGCGCGTCACAGTCGACCGTTATCGACAGACTCGCCTATGTCACGCACACTTGCTGAACCCGCAGGAGCGGCAGACGGCGCACCCGCTTTCATGCTCCAACGCGCCTCCACACTCCGGACACGCTCCCGAAAGGTTGTCGAGACGGTTGGTGTTCTTCGTGATCCCTACCTGGGTCTCGCCCGTTGCGATATAGCTTGACGCATGTTCGAGCACGATGCCCACAGCATCGGCACACGAAAGAACCTTACCTCCCTCAGCCCAGCACGGCGAGGGGCACCGTATTCCCCGGAGATGTTTCATGATAGCTTCGGGATCGACTCCGGCCCTCAGCGCGACTGAGACCATCCTCGAAAGGGCCTCGGACTGGGATGCGGCGCAGCCGCCCGACTTGCCCATCTGAGTGAATACTTCGCACATCCCATGCTCATCCCAGTTGACCGTCACATAGAGGTTCCCGCAACCGGTCTGTATCTTCTCCGTGCGTCCTACGGTAACAGATGGCCGAGGCCGCGGTTCTATCTCGCCGTGACGGGGCGCCTCCGAGGCGACAGAGGCGCCTACCTGGCTACTCTTGCCGGTCGTCAGAACCTGGCCTTGCTTGCTTCCGTCCCGATAGATGGTCACTCCCTTGACGCCGAGATCGTAGGCAAGGTCGTAGACGGCACGAACGTCGTCGATGGTCGCTTCCGAAGAAAAGTTCACCGTCTTGGAGACCGCGTTGTCGGTATGCTTCTGGAATGCAGCCTGCATTCTGATGTGCCAGGCGGGCGCGATGTCGTGCGCCGTGACAAACACGCGACGAACGTCGTCGGGCACCTCATCAATATCAGCCACCGAACCATGATCAGCGATAAGTCCCATGAGATCGGGGCCGTAGAACCCGCGCGCAACCGCGATGTCTTCGAAGAGAGGATTCACTTCAACTAAGCGATCGTTGTCCATCACCGTGCGGATATATGACACTGCAAAGAGCGGTTCGATCCCGGACGAGCAGTTCGCGATGATCGACAGCGTGCCTGTCGGGGCAATTGTCGTGACCGTTGCGTTGCGGATGGGACCACCATCCGAGGAATCGTAGATCGATCCCACGAAGTTGGGGAACGAACCACGCGTCTCAGCCAGCTTGCGCGATTCAACCTTGGCCTCGGCATCGATGAACGCCATGACCTTTTCGCCGAGAACCACGCCTTCTTCACTGTCATATGCGAGATCCATTTTGATCAGCATATCGGCCCAGCCCATCACGCCGAGACCGATCTTGCGATTGCCGTGTGCAAGTTCGCCTATCTTGGGAAGTGGGTATTCATTGACTTCGATCACGTCATCCAGGAACCGGACGCCCTTATGCACGATGTCGGCCAGCTTGTCCCAAGCGACCTCGGGCCCCGCTTCTCCGGCGATCACGAAGCGGGAGAGATTGACGGAGCCGAGGTTGCACGCCTCAAACGGCAGCAACGGCTGCTCACCACAGGGGTTGGTGGACTCGATCTCGCCCAGTGCAGGAGTGGGGTTGTCGCGGTTCATGCGGTCGATGAAGATGATTCCGGGGTCACCAGTCGCCCAAGCCATGCGCACAATCAGCTCGTAGACCTCGCGCGCATCGAGCTCGCCGAATACCTCTTTGGTTCGCGGATTGATCAGATCATAGTTGGTACCGGCACGAACGGCCTGCATGAACTTCTCGGTGATTGCCACCGATATGTTGAAATTTCCGAAGTCCCCATCAGCCTTGCAGGTGATGAAGCTCAGAATATCCGGATGGTCGATGCGCAAGACTCCCATGTTCGCGCCGCGCCGCGTTCCGCCCTGCTTCACGGCCTCGGTAGCTTGGTTGAATACTCGCATGAATGAAACGGGACCGCTTGACACGCCTTGCGTGGAACGCACCTGGTCGCCGCCCGGGCGCAGCCGCGAAAAGCTGAAACCCGTGCCTCCGCCCGATTTGTGGATCAATGCGGTATCTCGAACCGCACCGAAAATCGACTCCATTGAATCCTCTACAGGCAGGACGAAACACGCCGAGAGCTGTTGAAGATCCCGTCCGGCATTCATGAGGGTGGGCGAGTTGGGCAGAAACTCGAGCGATGTCATAAGTTCGTAGAAATCATGACTCACTTCTGCAATCGTCTTGTCGTCTGCGCCCCAGTTGCGCTCGGCGGACGCGATGTTCTCGGCAACCCGGATGAACATGTCCGAAGGATTCTCGGCAGGGTTACCTGCTTCGTCCTTCAGCAGGTAACGTCTCTCTAAGACCTTGACTGCATTCAAGCTGAGAAGACCGTCAATGGCGCGCGAGTAGTGCTCCGCGGCAACAGATTCCAGCATGCGGATCCCCTCTTCGTGAGTGCGCTTTTCTGCGGCTCGTAGCCGCGCAATACAATATGTAGGCGTGTAGCCATCCTACGGTCACATATGTTGTACGTCAACGAGAAGACGACAAGCGGCGAACCAGTACATATGAACGGACTCGGACGCAAAAAGCCGCAGCCCATTGAATAGCGGCTGCGGCCGGTTAGACGCATCCAAGCCAAGAGCCGGTTAGACAGGCTCTACGCGAACCAACTCAGGGAACTGCTGCTTGAGAACGCGCTCCACACCGTTCGAAAGAGTGATCTGCGACATCGGACACCCTTTGCATGCACCCACAAGCTTAACCTTCACAACACCGTCATCAGTGACTTCAACGAGTTCAATGTCTCCGCCATCCGCCTGCAGTGCCGGACGAATCTGATCGAGCGCGCTCTGAACCTGCTCTTTGTCCACCGTGTCCTCCTTGGAGGGTCTGTTGACCGGGACTAATGTGCCCCGGACTCACGTCCGCATGATGTGCGCTTGCACAGCGAGAACTGTACCACAATCCTTACGGCTGGACTCAAGTTTCCGCGCTACGTCCCAGAGACAGCCTCTGGACCGAAAAACAAAAAGAATCGTCGGATGTGCTCAGCGACGTCCTACTCTCCCACGGCCTGACGCCGCAGTACCATTGGCGCTGGAGGGCTTAACTGCCGAGTTCGGGATGGGATCGGGTGTACCCCCTCCGCAATAGCCACTGAGCACATCCGACGATTCTCGTCGGAATGTTATTCGGTTTTCATGCGCATCTAGAGTGCGGCTGCACCCTGAATGCTGCATAGCGCGATCACGAGTTGGAATGAGATCAAGACCTCGGCCAATTAGTACTGCTCGGCTAAACACATCACTGCGCTTACACCTACAGCCTATCAACCTCGTAGTCTACGAGGGGCCTTACCTGGTTAACCCAGTGAGAGACCTCATCTTAGGATGGGCTTCCCGCTTAGATGCTTTCAGCGGTTATCCCGACCGAACGTAGCTACCCAGCAGTGCCGTTGGTCGACAACTGGTACACCAGAGGTTCGTCCGCTCCGGTCCTCTCGTACTAGGAGCAGACTCCTTCAAGTCTCTTACGCCCACGGTGGATAGGGACCGAACTGTCTCACGACGTTCTAAACCCAGCTCGCGTACCGCTTTAAATGGCGAACAGCCATACCCTTGGGACCTACTTCAGCCCCAGGATGCGATGAGCCGACATCGAGGTGCCAAACCCTCCCGTCGATGTGGACTCTTGGGGAGGATCAGCCTGTTATCCCCGGAGTACCTTTTATCCGTTGAGCGACGGCCATTCCACTCTGAGCCGCCGGATCACTAGAGCCTACTTTCGTATCTGCTCGACTTGTAGGTCTCGCAGTCAAGCTGGCTTATGCTCTTGCACTCTACGAACGATTGCCAACCGTTCTGAGCCAACCTTACGCGCGCCTCCGTTACATTTTAGGAGGCGACCGCCCCAGTCAAACTACCCACCTGACACGGTCCCCGACCCGGATTCACGGCGTCGGGTTAGATCGTCAATCTGCCGAGGGTGGTATTCCAAGGGTGGCTCCACCAGGGCTGGCGCCCCAGCTTCAAAGCCTCCCACCTATCCTCTACACGACAAACCAACGATCAATGTCAAGCTGTAGTAAAGGTTCACGGGGTCTTTCCGTCCTACCGCGGGTAATTCGCATCTTCACGAATAATACAATTTCACCGAGTCT of Coriobacteriia bacterium contains these proteins:
- a CDS encoding vitamin B12-dependent ribonucleotide reductase, translated to MLESVAAEHYSRAIDGLLSLNAVKVLERRYLLKDEAGNPAENPSDMFIRVAENIASAERNWGADDKTIAEVSHDFYELMTSLEFLPNSPTLMNAGRDLQQLSACFVLPVEDSMESIFGAVRDTALIHKSGGGTGFSFSRLRPGGDQVRSTQGVSSGPVSFMRVFNQATEAVKQGGTRRGANMGVLRIDHPDILSFITCKADGDFGNFNISVAITEKFMQAVRAGTNYDLINPRTKEVFGELDAREVYELIVRMAWATGDPGIIFIDRMNRDNPTPALGEIESTNPCGEQPLLPFEACNLGSVNLSRFVIAGEAGPEVAWDKLADIVHKGVRFLDDVIEVNEYPLPKIGELAHGNRKIGLGVMGWADMLIKMDLAYDSEEGVVLGEKVMAFIDAEAKVESRKLAETRGSFPNFVGSIYDSSDGGPIRNATVTTIAPTGTLSIIANCSSGIEPLFAVSYIRTVMDNDRLVEVNPLFEDIAVARGFYGPDLMGLIADHGSVADIDEVPDDVRRVFVTAHDIAPAWHIRMQAAFQKHTDNAVSKTVNFSSEATIDDVRAVYDLAYDLGVKGVTIYRDGSKQGQVLTTGKSSQVGASVASEAPRHGEIEPRPRPSVTVGRTEKIQTGCGNLYVTVNWDEHGMCEVFTQMGKSGGCAASQSEALSRMVSVALRAGVDPEAIMKHLRGIRCPSPCWAEGGKVLSCADAVGIVLEHASSYIATGETQVGITKNTNRLDNLSGACPECGGALEHESGCAVCRSCGFSKCA
- a CDS encoding NifU family protein, with translation MDKEQVQSALDQIRPALQADGGDIELVEVTDDGVVKVKLVGACKGCPMSQITLSNGVERVLKQQFPELVRVEPV